One window of the Triticum dicoccoides isolate Atlit2015 ecotype Zavitan chromosome 3B, WEW_v2.0, whole genome shotgun sequence genome contains the following:
- the LOC119282323 gene encoding expansin-B7-like codes for MAATSSSSYAVAVALLCLLAADGCSGCPGPAPAPTPTPTPAPATPSPNPVTPPPAPATPSPGSGSGSKNGSSGGWLDARATWYGAPDGAGPSDNGGACGFKNVNLPPFNAMTSCGNEPIFKDGKGCGSCYQIRCVGKTHPACSGVPETVIITDMNYYPVARYHFDLSGTAEAMAMDGRNDELRHAGIIDMQFKRVPCEYPGLSVTFHVEKGSNPNYLAILVEYGNGDGDVAQVDLMDDGEPTGLWAPMRHSWGSIWRLDTRRSLHGPFSLRVTNGSGRSLVADQVIPVNWKPDTVYSSTVQFDD; via the exons AtggcagcgacctcctcctcctcctacgccGTCGCGGTCGCTCTCCTCTGCCTGCTCGCCGCCGATGGCTGCTCCGGCTGCCCTGGACCCGCACCTGCCCCCACACCTACACCTACACCTGCCCCCGCTACCCCCAGCCCCAACCCCGTTACACCTCCACCTGCCCCCGCTACCCCCAGCCCAGGCTCCGGCTCCGGCAGCAAAAACGGCTCCTCCGGCGGCTGGTTGGACGCCAGGGCCACCTGGTACGGCGCCCCCGATGGCGCCGGGCCGTCGGACAATGGTGGCGCGTGCGGGTTCAAAAACGTGAACCTGCCGCCGTTCAACGCCATGACGTCGTGCGGCAACGAGCCGATCTTCAAGGACGGCAAGGGGTGCGGCTCCTGCTACCAG ATAAGGTGCGTGGGCAAGACTCATCCGGCGTGCTCCGGCGTCCCTGAGACGGTGATCATCACGGACATGAACTACTACCCGGTCGCCCGCTACCACTTCGACCTCAGCGGCACCGCCGAAGCCATGGCCATGGACGGCCGCAACGACGAGCTCCGCCACGCCGGCATCATCGACATGCAGTTCAAGAGGGTGCCGTGCGAGTACCCGGGGCTGTCCGTGACATTCCATGTGGAGAAGGGTTCGAACCCGAACTACCTGGCGATCCTGGTGGAGTACGGGAATGGTGACGGCGACGTGGCACAGGTGGACCTCATGGACGACGGCGAGCCGACGGGGCTCTGGGCTCCGATGAGGCATTCCTGGGGCTCCATCTGGCGCCTGGACACGCGCCGCTCGCTGCACGGGCCCTTCTCGCTGCGTGTCACCAACGGGTCCGGCAGGTCGCTCGTCGCCGACCAGGTCATCCCCGTCAACTGGAAGCCAGACACCGTGTACAGCTCCACCGTCCAGTTTGATGATTGA